The sequence TATACCAACTTTATCTGAAAAATAACCAAAGATAAAAGTAAAACAAGTTAGAACTAAAACACTAGGTGTTAAGATTAAAGAGATTTGACCAGAGTTATAGGTAGTCAAAATATCTTCAACGAATTTATGCATATATAAAGTTAACATCACGCCACCAAAAGCTACTGTAACAACTATACATATCCCAGCAAATAAATTTGCTCCATAAGTAGATACTAAAGAACTAAAAGAGTGCCTTTTTTGATTATCAATATTCTCAAACTCTGGAGTTTCATGAAGATTTCTACGTACATAATAGCCTACAAAACCTAACAAACCACCTATGATAAACCCTGCTCTCCAGGCATAGTTACCAAAAAGATGCTCTAATGCAAAACCTACGAAATCAGAAAATAAGAATCCTCCTGTTACAAATGTAAATAATATCGCTGTAGCAAATCCTATTCTACCTTTGACAGATTCGTAGACGATAACATACGCACCTGGCAACTCACCACCAAGGGCTATACCTTGCATAACACGTAAGATAACAAATACAAAACTTGCAAATAATCCCCACTTAGCATACCCCGGCATCAGACCCATACAAAGTGAACAACTTCCCATAAGCAATATAGTAAATAATAAAAGACGTCTTCGCCCTATTAAATCCCCAATTATACCAAGTATGGTTCCTGCGAATGGTCTTACCAAATATGCTATTGAGAATATTAATATAGTCAAAAATGCTTTGACCGTTGGGTTAGTAATTTCTGCAAAGAAAGTCGCTGATATTTCTTTAGAAAAAATCATATACAAGACAAAATCATAGAACTCTAAAATAGCCCCTATCCCAGCTAATAAAATAACATTCCTACTATCTTTATCGTACATTTTATAAACTTATTTAACGTATATTTGAAACATCATACAAGGTTTTCATGTGATTTAAAAGTTTTATGACAGACATATATTAGATTAGCACACCAAGTTAATTATTACTTATTTATTAGTGTGTAATTATATCAAATTAACTTCCTACGCTAGTACTAACTATACCTGATTCAAAGGGTTAGAAAAAATCCTCTCAGCATAGTTCAAATAGACTATGCGCCCCTGTACTTTAGGACTAAAGTAAATATCACATCTATTACTATATCAAGAATCTGAATGAATAGTAGAAATATAAAAATTTATTAAAAATCTAAATTAACTATTTCAAGATATTGCATCTGTGTTTGTAAAAACATCTCACCCACAGACTTAAATTTTACAGGGATATCTGTAACATAAAATCGATACTCAGGATCTAATTGAGATATATTTAAAATATTTCTATCTATAAGTAAATCTTTCAAAATTTTGCTGGCTTGTAGTGAAGGATCTATCAAATCAACATTTAAAATATCTGATATACTTTGCTTGATAATAGGATAGTGAGTACATCCTAGGATAAGAGCTTGGATATCTTTATCACTAAAGTACTCAAGATATTGTCTTGCAACTAGCTCAACTATCTGTCCCTCAACAAAACCCTCTTCTATCATTGATACAAAAAGACCACAAGGTGTACTATAAACCTCTGTATCAGGGTTATTTTTATGGATCTGCAAAGCATATGCATTACTATTTATTGTTGCAGGCGTGGCAATAACACCTATAGTATTTAGATCTTTGACCAAGCTAACTCCAGCACTTATTACATCAATAACCGGAATTTCTTTAGCAATCTCTTGAACAATATCTTTAGCAAGTGCTGATATTGTATTACAGGCTATTATTATAGCTTTAACTTCTTGTGCAATAAGAAACTTTGCTGTTTGAGCTGCAAATTTTTGAATAGTCGCTCGCGACTTAGTGCCATAGGGAATCCTCGCAATATCACCAAAATAAATAATATTTTCGTTTGGTAATATTTCCATTAGATTTTTAACGACAGTCAATCCCCCAATGCCAGAGTCAAAGACACCTATAGGTCTATCATTTTGCATTATTTTTTCTCAAGCTTTCGGATGATTTTCTTACGAGAGCGAGAAGGCATCTTCTCAAGGTATTCTTCTTTTGCTCTAATAAAAGGTAATAAATTTTTCAAAGATAATACTGCTTGATTTGCATCATCTGCAATAAAATTCTCACTTAGCTGAGCATCTTCATTTGCAAATATAACGATAGTTACAACAGGTATACCTTTTATATAAATCCTTTGCTTATAAAGGTATGTTTGCAACACTTTCTTCTGAGCAAAAGTTTGCCTAATTGGATTCTTTATAGTTTTAGCATAAACTTTGTTGTTTTGTGAGGTCTTTGAAACTTGCCACCTCTCAGCCATATTCTCAACCTGAATATAGCCACGATTATTTTTAACCTCAACAATATATATACCTTTACGCGATATAACTATAAAGTCTAATTCTCGATTTCCTACAGTTGATTTTTGATCTGGTAAAATAACTCTATTAAATAAAACAAAGTTATTATCTAACTTCTTTAGCTCATCTAAAACAGTTGTTTCACCTTCTGCTCCAGAAATAATAATATCAACGGGATTATCATCCTTTGTTATCAAAAAGAAAAATACAAATAGTATAATTCCCAAAGTTAAAGCAATTTGTAAAGATTGTGCTACAAATTCAACATTACCTAAATATAAATCAACTCCAACAATTAAGCCACAAAGTATAATCGATGAATATAAGCTTTTTCTCGCCCTGATCAAGTAGTTTCTTAACCTTGCCCAAGTAAAACGCAAAAAAAGCCGATCTTTTTTTAACTTACTTTCTATTGCCATAATAAAATAATAACTTCTTCTTAAAAATTATAAATTAATAAACTTTTGTTTTATCTCAGAAATTTTGTCTCTAATCAAGGTTGCTTTTTCAAATTCTAGTTCTTTTGCATGGGCGCGCATACGTTTTTCTAGAGCTTTTATAACCTTACTAGCTTCTGTCATACCTAGTATAGCCGAAACATCAACATCATCAACCTTTAAACGCGAATTATTTTTATATGCTCGTTTTTGCATCTCTGGTGAACTATCAAGCATATCATCAATATTTTTAATAATTGTCTTAGGTGTAATGTTATTCTTCTTATTATATTCATCCTGAAGATGACGACGGCGCAAAGTCTCATCCATCGCTTTTTTCATTGATTTTGTGACTACATCTGCATATAAAATTGCTCGACCATTTTGGTTTCTCGCAACCCTACCAATCGTCTGAATAAGTGATTTTTCAGAACGTAAAAAGCCCTCTTTATCAGCATCAAATATAAGTAAAACCCCAACTTCTGGCATATCTAAACCTTCTCTTAAAAGGTTTATCCCTACAAGTATATCAAACACGCCATGACGCAAATCATGAATAATCTGCACACGCTCAACTGTATCTATATCTGAGTGTAAATATCTAACATTAACTCCATGCTCAGATAAATATTCAGTAAGGTTTTCTGCCATTTTCTTAGTTAAAGTTGTGATTAATACTCTTTCTTCTCTTGCGATTGCTTTATTTATCTCAGATAAAGCATCTTCAACCTGTATAGCAACAGGACGAACAAAAACCTCTGGATCAAGTAGTCCTGTTGGACGAATAATCTGTTCGACAGTATTTTCAGATTTATCTAACTCATAATTTGCGGGAGTTGCTGAGACATAAACAGTTTGAGGCAAAAGCTTTTCAAATTCATCAAATTTTAGAGGTCTATTATCTAATGCTGAAGGTAACCTAAAACCATAATTAACTAAGTTTGATTTTCGCGATAGATCACCCTTATACATACCTCCAAACTGAGGTAATGTCGCATGAGACTCATCAACTATAACAAGAGCATTTTCTGGTAAATAATCTATTAATGTAGGTGGCGGATCTCCCGGAGCTCTACCAGACAGTAGTCTTGAATAATTCTCAATACCGGTGCAATAGCCAAGTTCTTGTATCATCTCGATATCATATTTTGTTCTTTGCTCAATTCTTTGAGCCTCAAGAAGCTTACCTTCCTCTTCAAAATACTTAACCCTTTCCTTTAACTCTTTTTTTATTTCCTCGATTACGATTTCTTTACGTTCTTTAGAGGCTACATAGTGAGTACTAGGAAATATCGTTGCTCTATGAAGAGATTTAATCTTTTTTGAAGTTAATGAATCGATAATACTAATTGCCTCTATCTCATCATCAAAGAACTCTACTCTGATAGCATCTTTCTCAGAATCTGCTGGGAAAATATCTAATATTTCACCTCTAACACGAAAACTTCCGCGACTAAAATCCATATCATTACGTGAATACTGCATTTCTATTAGCTTTGTTTGAGCTTTTTTAAGCCCTAACTCTTCGCCTACTTTTAAATGCAAAAGCATTTGCATATACTGCTCAGGGTCACCTAGCCCATAAATTGCAGACACTGTTGCTACGATTATTACATCATTTCTCTCTAAAATTGCTTTTGTCGCAGATAAACGCATTTGCTCAATATGTTCATTTACTGATGAATCTTTTTCTATATACGTATCAGATGCTGCAACATACGCCTCTGGTTGATAGTAATCATAATATGAAACAAAATACTCAACTGCATTATCAGGAAAATACTGTTTAAATTCAGAATATAGCTGTGCTGCTAGAGTTTTGTTATGAGCTAAAATTAAGCATGGTTTTTGAGTTTGCTGAATTACATTTGCCATTGTATAAGTCTTACCAGAACCTGTAACCCCTAATAAAACTTGATGATGCAAACCGTTATTAATACCATCTACTAATGATCTTATTGCCTCTGGTTGATCACCACTTGGACTATATTTTGTTACTAAATTGAATTTATCCATCTAAAAAAGATACTCCTCCAACTCATACAACAAAGCTTGTTGTTCTTCTGTTAGATCACGATTACTTCGTACATCTTGCATTTCTTGATAAATATCTTCTAATGTCTTACGAGTCTTACCGCGATGATCTACTAACAACTCATCATTATCTAAACTCACAATCTTATTTAGATACTCTTGAAACTCCATCTGTGCTTTTTCAGGTAGCTTTGAAAAATCTAATCGACCAATTATACGCACTGCTCTATCATAGAGCTTGCCTGGTAATTGACTAAGCATTTGAGCTTTTTGATAAATAGCAGAATTATGAAACTTATCACAACCTCTCTCATCAGCACTAGTCATAAAATCACTTTGGTAAATAGCAGCATCCACATCGATATTTTCAATCTCTGAATACTTATACTCCAATACATAATCAACAAAATTAGCAAAAGTTTCAGGATTACTTTTTATAAACTCTTTATTTGCTTTTATAAGCTCTAGTCTTTCTTGTGGTAGCTTGCCTACAAAACGTGTCTTTGCAGGCAAAATCAATGGAATGTCACCCCATTTTTTATTAATTGTCAAACGCCAATGCTCTGCCTCTAAACTTCCAAATTCTTCAATAAACTCGCTAAAAAGATAACTATCTAAACGTAAGAATATTTCTTGATTCTTATAGTGTCTATGTTGACCTAAGTCTAATATTGCAGATGTGAAATTATTTTTAGAGCCAAAAATACCACTTATAGCTATAGCTTGCTTATATCCATGATTTTCTATTTCAACACCGACATCTAACTGTGACAAAGTATTTTCATCATTTTGTTTATTAAATTTATCCAATAAAAACTGCCACATCTTTGGATTTGCTGATTTTAATTTTTTAGCAAGCTCGACTGTCACAATTACATCCGTAATAGCATCATGTGCTCGACCACCACTATAAAAGTTATTCTCTTGATTTAGATTTTCTAATTTTAGAGATATTTTTTCTTGGCCTTCATTATCTATAATTTTAGGCCACATTAACCCCTCTTTAAAAAATGCACTATAACAGGCAACTATCGGAAATAAATCAGCTCTAGAACAATTATTCTTAAATTGATGTGTGTACGGCGGTAGCATATTTTTATAAAAAGCAAACCTTAAAAACTCATCATCAAAACCAAGAGTGTTATAACCAATACTTATAGTTCCTGGAGTATTTATTATTTTATGAATTTTTCGGATAGCATCATACTCCGATATTCCTGTATTTGCTTGAGCAATAGATATATGATGCGTGATTGTTGCCATTGGTGATGGAGTAGTATCAGGATTTAGTTTAACAAAGAAATTAAATCTTTGGATCTCATTAAAATCTAAGTCTGTCCTAATCGCGGCAAATTGTAAAACCTGATCAAAAGAGTTATTTATACCACTTGTCTCTAAGTCATAAAATAAGAAAGTCTGATTATCAAACATAATATATTAACTATTTAAATTTCTTTAAATTATTTCAATTCTATGATTTTAACATACCTTTGTAACTATTATTAATGGAAATAGTGAGCGAATAATAGTCATTTTTGAACAAACCTTTATACCCAAAGCTATTTTAATTAAACTTTTAACAAGATAAAAAAACTAAAAAATGATAAAATGAAACTATTGGTATAAAATTTATTGAAATTTTAAAAAATAGATATAGGAAACATTATGAAATTCAAACTATGTACTGTAAACTTATTCAACTTTTCCAATGTTGATCTGGAAAAATATATATGTGATTTATTTAAAATAATCTTCGTTCTAATAACATTATTTCTAGTTCTGCACTTATACGTCCTAAGCAGCATGTTTAAACTAGGAGTAATATCTACTGATACTTTTGTTATTACAGGTATAGTTTATTTACTAAAGTATTCTATCAGCCTAGGACTAGTTAGAGCATTTCTAGAAATTCCTGTAGTTTTAAACAAAATCTATAAATCTCTTCAAAATAACTCTAGTGATAACTAAGCAGGCTGTTTAGTTGCAGCAATTACTACCTCACGAATATTAATATTCTGAGGTTGGCTGTACATGAAAATAGCAGCTCTAGCAATATCATCTGCAACTAAAACTCCGCCCATAGACTCTTTCCAACTTTCATAATCTTCTTTAATTTTGTCAGAAGTTGTATGGCTTAGTAGTTCAGTTTCAACCGCTCCTGGACAAATTGTCATAACTCTCACATTATCACCCGCAACTTCTTCACGAACATTCTCACTCATTGAGGAAACCGCAAATTTTGTACCTACATAAGCAGCATGATTTGGGAATGATTTTTTACCTGCAATAGAACTTACATTTATAATCGTCCCTGTTTTTCTAGCTTTCATATCACCTAGTACCGCTTGAATACCATTAAGTAGAGCCAACACATTTACATCATACATTTTCTGCCATTCAATTGGATCTTGAGTATCAACCTGACCTAAAAGCATTAATCCAGCATTATTTACTAAACAATCTACAGGTCCATACTCAGCCTCAGCATCTTTTATAGCTGCTTTCAAAGCTTGTGAATCTGTTACATCTACTTTACGGATCATTGTATTAGGCAGATTTAACTCTTGAATCTTTTCTACTCTTCTACCAATAAGTAAAAGTGAATGACCTGCTTCTGAAAAACGCTTAGCAATTGCAGCACCGATTCCTGAACTAGCTCCTGTTATTACTACTAATGATTTTGTCATTTTATTTCTCCTTTTTTAATTAACTTGTTTTTGTATCGTTTTCTTGATTGTAAATTCTATAGAAAATTATTAGACTGATAAATACCAATAATAATAAAACATTGTTATAAAATAATGAACAATATTCAATGGAGAGGTATTCAATCTTTTATCTATGTAGCAGAACAACAAAGCTTCACTAAGGCTGCCGATATTCTTGGTATAGCTAAATCAAATCTTAGCCAAAGTATAAAAGATCTAGAAAATCAGCTTAAAGTTCAGCTTTTATATAGAAGCACTCGCCATGTTCGACTTACAGAAATAGGACGAGAATACTACCAAAAATGTAAAAAAGCATTTCATGATCTAGATATAGCAACACAGCTTGCAACACAAGAAAATAGTGAATTAAATGGAAGTATTAAAATAAATTGTGTCGGCGGTATTATTGGTGAAGATGTGATAGCTCCAATATTACTTGAATTTCAACAACAAAATCCAAATGTAAACATACATCTAGATTTTTCAAGCAATAGAATAAATCTTTTAGATAGTGACTATGACTTAGTTATTCGCATGGGAAATCTACCTGACTCAAACTTAATAATATCCCCTCTGCGAAAAGTTTCAACAAAGTATGTTGCTAATGATGTCTTCATAAAAACACATGGTCAAATCACACAGCCTAGGCAACTTGAAAAAATCCCTCTAATTTATGGAAGTGTTAAGCAATGGTCTTTTGTCTCTGATAAAAATAGTTACACTCTACACATTCATAATAACGGTACTTATGTTGCTAACGGTAAGGTAATGAAGCAAGCAGCCTTATTAGGTATTGGGGTTACTAGACTAGTAGATATATATGTAGATGCTGATATTAAAAATAAAAACCTTATTGAAATATTACCTGAATATGCAGAAACTACACAACTTTCTATAGTATCTCTACCAGTAAAATATCAGCTAAAGAGAATAAGCTCTTTAATAAAATATATAAAACAGCATTTTAATGAAAACTATTCTAAATTTCTGACTTAAGCTATAGGTCTAGTCTTTTTGAGTTAATCTTTGATAACGAATAGTTATATTTTTAAAATTTCTTTTAATCTTGTCTCGCGTATATTGATTCATATCTTCATATAATCCAAGAGCATATTCATTTTTCTTAAGCTCTAATACACGATAGCTTCTTAAACTTAGCAGTAGCTCATCCATAAGTAACAAGACTCTTTTACACTCACGATAATTTTCTTTACTCAAAAACTCATATTTTGCATCATATAGTAAATCATTAAGCTTAATACTTCTTTCTATTAGCGGCATAATCTTACGGTTTGATATAGTTTCATCGATATTCTCAACTATATTTTTTAGTCGCAAATATGACTCCTCCATTTCTTTAACGACAATATGTAAAAACTTACGGCCACGAGTAAGATATGTAACTAATACAATGCTTGAGGTACCAATTAAGATACATAATATCCTAGCAATAAAGGTATATTTACTCCAACTTTCTAACAATCCAAAAAACATCACTATATAAATATGAATGAAAAACACGCTTGTTGCATAATTTATGAATGCTGTATACATATTTAGACAAAGACCTATTATGCACAAAATAGCAACGATAAGAAAATAAGAATCTCCGTGAATATCTTTTTGTATCAAAAAAAGTATTGCCGAACCAAAAGTAGTACCTAAAATACAAAACATAATAATATACTTTGCTCTTGTATATATTACATTAGTACTACTACTTGCAGATACACTTGCTATAGCTATCACAACCCAATATATCCTGACTAAAAATTCATGCTGGTCAAGTAATGTAAAAAGTATATAAGAAAATGATAAACCTATCATTGTGGCTATTAATACTCTTACTGATAGCAAAGTGGTATCAGACAAGTTAAATCTGATTTTCAATAATTTCAAAGTACGCCTCTTTTATATTCTGTAAGCCAATCAACATATTTTCTAATAGTAAAATACTATCAAACAATAATTTACTTTTTTCTTTATTATCTAGATATTTCATAGTATAAAAATTCTTAAACTCAGATTGCAATGCTATTACTTTTGCTACCTTTCTATCTAATATTTTTTCATCATAAACTACATAGTTTGTTAATATAACGGTATCCTTAAATAGCTGTTCTAGTTTGAGTATTAAAGCTTGTTCTTGCTTAGTCTCATTAAATGCTAAACTCATATATTTCAGACTAATTCTCTTATAACTAAGTATAAATTTCTCATATAACCTATTTAGAAGTATTATATTATGACAGAAATATCTCCAATGCTCATGATCAGCTTTTTTTAAAGCCATAAGACCATGGTTTTGCAGTGAAATAACAGTTTTCATTTTCTCTTGGCTAAATTTTATTATTTTTGCTTTAGTAAAATTGCGATATTTTACATTTTCAAACTTTTCGAGATAGCTCTTATTAAAAACTTTAAAAAAACTACTAATTATTGCTTGTGTTTCACTATAACTTATAACCTTATACTGACTTATAACCAAAATATAAAACGCAACAACAATTAATAATGCTGTAAAAGTAAACTCTATATGCTTATCTGCCTCTAGAGGAAACCTAAAAAAACAAATACTCATCATAATAACAAGCATTACTGGAAAAATTAAAAAAGCCTCACCAAACCTACGAATCCAGAATGCCACAAATATGATAGGCAAAAATAATAAGACATTTTTTTCCAACAGCAAATGCACATAAGGTGATATATTTATCGCTATCACAGAGAAAAATACATACAAGAAAAATGCTTTTTTCTTTGACTCTATACTCCCTGTTAATATAGCAGCAGTCATATTTGCTATGAATAAGATACCTAAGATTATTACATTTTTATTAACCTCTAAAAATATCGTTATTGCTAAAAAGACAAATAAGATTAACGCTGATTTTAGTGCCCCATCACGAAAAATCCTTGTAGGATCTTGGTCTATATATTTGTGATAAATTTGACTAAATTGAAACACTATAGATCTACTTTAAAAAACTATAAACATATTGCAAATTATATTGCAAAAGTTAGGTAATTAATATCATTAGGGTAGTTATTTTTATAACAAAATGTAGTAAAATCTAGTTGATAAAAATAATATAAAATTGCTTATACTTAATTATGATTTACAGTAATACTTACGATGTTATAGTAGTTGGCGGTGGCCACGCAGGAGTTGAGGCAGCTGCTGCATCAGCTCGAGTAGGTGCTAAAACACTTTTATTAACCCACAATATTGACACAATTGGACAAATGTCATGTAATCCAGCTATTGGTGGTATTGGTAAAGGTCATTTAGTTAAAGAAATAGATGCTATGGGTGGTATCATGGCTAAGGCTATTGATATGGCTGGTATCCAATTTAGAATTCTTAACTCTCGTAAAGGTCCTGCAGTTAGAGCAACAAGAGCACAAGCTGATAGAATTTTGTATAAAAAAGCAATAAATTCTCTAATCAATAACCAAGAAAATCTAGAAATCTTCCAAGATTCTGTTGATGATCTTGTTGTTGAAAATAATGTTGTAACAGGAGCTGTAACAAAAACAGGAATTACATTTAAAGCTAAAAAAGTAATTCTAACTGTAGGTACATTCCTAGGTGGAAAAATACATATTGGTAAAGTTTCAAAATCCGGTGGACGTGCTGGAGATCAGCCATCAAATGCTCTAGCAGCACGCTTAAGAGCACTTCCTTTTAGAGTAGATAGGCTTAAAACTGGAACGCCTCCTCGCATAGATAGAAGATCTGTTGACTTTAGTGTAATGGATGTCCAACATGGTGATAGTCCAGCACCTTATTTTTCATTTTTTTCAAAAGGAAAAATAAATCACCCTGAACAAGTTCCTTGTCATATTACTTATACAAATCCTAAAACACATGAGATTATAACTAGTAACCTAGATAAATCTGCCATGTATAGTGGTTTAATTGAAGGGATTGGGCCTCGTTACTGCCCTTCTATTGAAGATAAAGTTGTTAGATTTGCTGATAAGGATAGACACCAAGTATTTGTTGAACCAGAAGGCTTAGATAGTATAGAGCTATATCCAAATGGTCTATCAACAAGCCTACCTTTTGAAGTTCAATGTGAATATATCCGTTCAATCAAAGGTTTTGAAAACGCTTTTATTATGCGTCCAGGATATGCAATTGAATATGATTTTTTTGACCCAAGAGATTTAAAACCAACTTTAGAAACAAAATATATCAAGAATTTATACTTTGCAGGCCAGATAAATGGTACTACAGGCTACGAAGAGGCAGGTGCTCAAGGTCTTGTTGCTGGTATTAATGCTGGTATAAGTCTTGATAGTGATAAATCATGGTATCCGACTCGAGCAAATAGCTATATTGGTGTTCTTATCGATGATCTTATTACCAAAGGAACAAAAGAACCATATAGAATGTTTACTTCTCGTGCAGAGTATAGACTGATCCTGCGTGAAGATAATGCTGACTTACGCTTATCAGATACCGCTTGTGAACTGGGTCTTTTAAATAGTGACGACGAAAAACATTTCATTGATAAGAAAAATGCTATCAATGAAAATATTAAACTAATGAAAAATACCTGGATAGGTCCTCAAACACAAAAAGCTCGTGAATTAGAGAAGTTTTTAGATAAAAAAATGACTCGAGAAAGTACATTATTTGATTTATTAAAACGACCTGAGTTAGATTATAACAAACTACAGCAAATATCAGAATTAAACTTAAGTCTAGATAATGAGGCTGTAATTGAACAAATAGAAATTTCAGCAAAATACTCTGGATATATAGAACGTCAAAGTAAAGATATAGCAAAGATATCTGTTTTTGAACAAAAACCAATACCTTTAGATTTTGACTATTACCAAGTTAATGGATTATCAAATGAGGTTTTACAAAAACTAACTGAGCAAAAACCTTCTACATTAGGTGAAGCATCAAGAATTCCAGGTATTACACCAGCAGCTATATCTCTACTAACTATTTACATGAAAAAAACAGGATTTATAAAATAGGAGTAGCTATGACAAAAAAGCTTTTTAAAATAATTTTCCTCACTTGCTTAATAGCTACTCTATTTTCGTGTGCCACTAGGCAAAAATATATAGATCAGCAAAAAGCATGGATTGGTAAAAGTATTAATGGATACATAAAAGAATTTGGGTACCCTCAAAATGTAATTCAAGTTGTTCCAGATCCTAATATCGAAACCTATGTGTACATTAGGAAAGCTATAAATGCTGGCTCAATTCAACAAGCTGGAAACCCTATGAATAGTTTAATTATGGCAAATAGAAATCCTCAATTTGTCCAGTTTGGAGCACTAATGTGCACAACATGGGTATCTGTAAATAAAGATACGAAGATTATTAAAAACATCACTTTTCGTGGAAACTATTGCGC is a genomic window of Francisella sp. LA112445 containing:
- the mnmG gene encoding tRNA uridine-5-carboxymethylaminomethyl(34) synthesis enzyme MnmG translates to MIYSNTYDVIVVGGGHAGVEAAAASARVGAKTLLLTHNIDTIGQMSCNPAIGGIGKGHLVKEIDAMGGIMAKAIDMAGIQFRILNSRKGPAVRATRAQADRILYKKAINSLINNQENLEIFQDSVDDLVVENNVVTGAVTKTGITFKAKKVILTVGTFLGGKIHIGKVSKSGGRAGDQPSNALAARLRALPFRVDRLKTGTPPRIDRRSVDFSVMDVQHGDSPAPYFSFFSKGKINHPEQVPCHITYTNPKTHEIITSNLDKSAMYSGLIEGIGPRYCPSIEDKVVRFADKDRHQVFVEPEGLDSIELYPNGLSTSLPFEVQCEYIRSIKGFENAFIMRPGYAIEYDFFDPRDLKPTLETKYIKNLYFAGQINGTTGYEEAGAQGLVAGINAGISLDSDKSWYPTRANSYIGVLIDDLITKGTKEPYRMFTSRAEYRLILREDNADLRLSDTACELGLLNSDDEKHFIDKKNAINENIKLMKNTWIGPQTQKARELEKFLDKKMTRESTLFDLLKRPELDYNKLQQISELNLSLDNEAVIEQIEISAKYSGYIERQSKDIAKISVFEQKPIPLDFDYYQVNGLSNEVLQKLTEQKPSTLGEASRIPGITPAAISLLTIYMKKTGFIK
- a CDS encoding FUSC family protein, which gives rise to MIGLSFSYILFTLLDQHEFLVRIYWVVIAIASVSASSSTNVIYTRAKYIIMFCILGTTFGSAILFLIQKDIHGDSYFLIVAILCIIGLCLNMYTAFINYATSVFFIHIYIVMFFGLLESWSKYTFIARILCILIGTSSIVLVTYLTRGRKFLHIVVKEMEESYLRLKNIVENIDETISNRKIMPLIERSIKLNDLLYDAKYEFLSKENYRECKRVLLLMDELLLSLRSYRVLELKKNEYALGLYEDMNQYTRDKIKRNFKNITIRYQRLTQKD